The Felis catus isolate Fca126 chromosome X, F.catus_Fca126_mat1.0, whole genome shotgun sequence genome includes a region encoding these proteins:
- the ZCCHC12 gene encoding zinc finger CCHC domain-containing protein 12: MASIIARMGNSRRQNAPLPPWAHSMLRSLGRSLGPLMASVAERNMKLFSGRVVPAQGEETFENWLIQVNGALPDWNMSEEEKLKRLLKTLRGPAREVMLLLQAANPNLSVADFLRAMKLVFGESESSVSAHGKFFNTLQAQGEKASLYVIRLEVQLQNAIQAGIIAQKDANQTRLHQLLLGAELNGDLRFRLKHLLRMYANEQERLPSFLELIKMVREEEDWDDTFLKQKRPKRSESLVERATSLMAFQGSPQIVVGSPDCNVIEIDDALDDSDEDVILVESQDPPLSFTASPLPRRRARPRDQVLVIDSPSSSRAQSPSTSGGSGHKNDGSRHLRRTRKRKHTIRCSYCGEEGHSKETCDNDSSRAQVFENLIITLQELTHTEEEGPREAPGQQDDPSELQ, encoded by the coding sequence ATGGCTAGCATCATTGCGCGCATGGGTAATAGCCGGCGGCAGAACGCACCCTTGCCGCCGTGGGCCCATTCTATGCTGAGGTCCCTGGGGAGAAGCCTCGGCCCTTTAATGGCCAGCGTGGCAGAGAGAAATATGAAGTTGTTCTCGGGGAGGGTGGTGCCAGCCCAGGGGGAAGAAACCTTTGAAAACTGGCTCATCCAAGTCAATGGGGCCCTGCCGGATTGGAATATGTCTGAGGAGGAGAAGCTCAAGCGCTTGCTGAAAACGCTTCGAGGCCCCGCCAGGGAGGTCATGCTTTTGCTGCAGGCGGCCAACCCCAATCTAAGTGTGGCCGATTTCTTGCGTGCCATGAAATTGGTGTTTGGAGAATCGGAAAGCAGTGTGTCGGCTCACGGTAAATTTTTTAACACCCTGCAGGCGCAAGGGGAGAAAGCCTCCCTTTATGTGATCCGTTTAGAGGTGCAGCTCCAGAATGCTATTCAGGCGGGGATCATAGCTCAGAAAGATGCAAACCAGACCCGCCTGCACCAGCTCCTTTTAGGGGCCGAGCTGAACGGGGACCTGCGCTTTAGGCTGAAGCATCTTCTCAGGATGTATGCAAATGAGCAGGAGCGCCTCCCCAGTTTCCTCGAGTTGATCAAGATGGTCAGGGAGGAAGAGGATTGGGATGACACTTTCCTTAAACAGAAACGGCCCAAAAGATCCGAGTCACTGGTGGAGAGGGCCACCAGCCTGATGGCATTTCAGGGCTCCCCGCAGATAGTGGTCGGCAGTCCCGACTGCAACGTGATAGAGATAGATGATGCCCTCGATGACTCAGATGAGGATGTGATCCTGGTGGAGTCTCAGGACCCTCCACTGTCATTCACGGCTTCTCCGCTCCCCAGACGCAGGGCCAGGCCTCGGGACCAAGTGCTAGTCATCGATTCCCCTAGCAGCTCCCGGGCTCAGTCTCCTTCCACCAGCGGGGGTTCTGGGCATAAGAATGATGGTTCTAGGCACCTGCGTAGAACCAGGAAGCGAAAACACACAATCCGCTGCTCCTACTGCGGCGAGGAGGGCCACTCAAAGGAAACCTGTGACAATGACAGCAGCCGGGCCCAGGTGTTTGAGAATCTGATCATCACCCTGCAGGAGCTGACCCATACAGAGGAGGAGGGACCCAGAGAGGCCCCTGGCCAACAAGATGACCCTTCTGAGCTGCAGTGA